A genomic stretch from Flavobacterium nitratireducens includes:
- a CDS encoding 50S ribosomal protein L25/general stress protein Ctc, giving the protein MKSITIKGSERESVGKVATKALRNAGAVPCVLYGGDQPVHFSAEEKAFKNLVYTPNAHTVVIDLGNGKTFNAILQDIQVHPVSDKILHIDFFQLFDNKEITIEVPVKITGNSKGVMAGGDLRINNRKLKVKALPKNLPDFVEADITPLDMGNKLYVTKVPTPDFKIMHPDNTVICQVKMSRAAMKAAQEAAKAAKAPAKGKKK; this is encoded by the coding sequence ATGAAATCGATTACAATTAAAGGATCAGAAAGAGAAAGCGTGGGCAAAGTTGCTACTAAAGCCTTACGTAATGCTGGAGCGGTTCCTTGCGTGTTATACGGAGGAGATCAACCAGTTCATTTTTCAGCAGAAGAAAAAGCATTCAAAAACTTGGTTTACACTCCAAACGCTCACACAGTTGTGATCGACCTTGGAAACGGTAAAACTTTCAATGCTATCTTACAAGACATTCAAGTTCACCCAGTTTCTGACAAAATCTTACACATTGACTTCTTTCAATTATTTGATAATAAAGAAATCACTATCGAAGTTCCTGTTAAAATCACTGGTAACTCTAAAGGAGTTATGGCCGGAGGAGATTTACGTATCAACAACCGTAAATTAAAAGTTAAAGCTTTACCTAAAAATCTTCCTGATTTTGTGGAAGCTGATATCACTCCTCTTGACATGGGTAACAAATTATATGTTACTAAAGTACCTACACCAGACTTCAAAATCATGCACCCAGACAACACAGTTATCTGCCAAGTGAAGATGTCTCGTGCAGCTATGAAAGCAGCTCAAGAAGCAGCAAAAGCAGCAAAAGCACCTGCAAAAGGAAAGAAAAAATAA
- the pth gene encoding aminoacyl-tRNA hydrolase — protein MKNWFKKLFSKTKTENNTTDMKKFLIVGLGNIGAEYVNTRHNIGFKVLDHLAKKENLDFQTVKLGSLAEYKFKGRSFFLLKPNTYMNLSGKAVQYWMEKENIPLENVFVITDDLNLPFGTIRIKPKGSDGGHNGLKNINLVLNTNQYTRFRFGISDEFKKGKQVDYVLGEWNSAENEALPERLEIASEVIKSFGTAGLENTMTTFNGK, from the coding sequence ATGAAAAACTGGTTCAAAAAGCTGTTTTCAAAAACAAAAACAGAGAACAACACAACTGATATGAAGAAATTTTTAATTGTAGGCTTAGGAAATATCGGAGCCGAATATGTAAATACACGTCACAACATTGGTTTTAAAGTATTGGATCATTTAGCCAAAAAAGAAAATCTTGATTTCCAAACCGTAAAATTGGGTTCACTCGCCGAATACAAATTCAAAGGAAGAAGCTTTTTTTTATTAAAACCCAATACCTACATGAATTTAAGCGGTAAAGCGGTTCAATATTGGATGGAAAAAGAAAACATCCCATTGGAAAACGTATTCGTAATTACTGATGATTTGAATTTACCCTTTGGTACCATACGAATCAAGCCTAAAGGCAGCGACGGTGGACATAACGGACTTAAAAATATTAACCTGGTACTAAACACCAATCAATACACTCGTTTCCGATTTGGTATTAGCGATGAATTCAAAAAAGGAAAACAAGTAGATTATGTTTTAGGCGAATGGAACTCTGCCGAAAATGAAGCCCTTCCAGAACGATTAGAAATAGCTTCAGAAGTGATAAAATCATTTGGAACAGCTGGACTAGAAAACACAATGACAACATTTAATGGTAAATAA
- a CDS encoding reprolysin-like metallopeptidase: MKINTLFVFFLLFFSIVNAQDKNPWKRVDASAVQSTARLLGKVESSNAVLFQLDEEHIKSKLQIIHDTKQSAVTVIIIPNAKGEFEKFSIHENSNFEPELQAKYPDIRSYSGVGISDPTAVLNFSMSSLGIQTMISRNGNQMEFIEKDSDNKGIYVVFDSEKKIKERLPFNCSTVDNSFSTKTSKQTSKLVSSDQKFRTLRLALSCTGEYAVYHGGTVNATLAAMNATMTRVNGVFSRDLAVKLLLIANNDQIIYTNASTDPYSNATTGVGNEDVAGAWSAELQNNLNTVIGNSNYDIGHLFGATGGGGNAGCIGCVCNSGKGSAYTSPSNNIPKGDAFDIDFVAHEMGHQLGANHTFSYDIEGTSANVEPGSGSTIMGYAGITTDYDVELRSSDYFSFVSISQIQTNLATKTCPEISTITAAAPTVNAGSDYTIPKSTPFVLKGTARNVATDSFVWEQNDPATSASGDLSLAVSTKTNGPLFRSFPPVSTAVRYMPSFENVLAGRLTSKWESVSSVGRTLHFVLTARDNAAEGLAQTVSDEMVVTVNANTGPFEVTSQNTENLSWFQDAEQTITWNVNGTNTLAGAATVNIKLSTDNGLTFPITLAAAVPNDGNEVIVVPNVSSKFCRVLIEPTDNIFYAVNSTTFAIGYIVESSCQTFNFATPYEIPEQSNFDTTRVISFPASSSSVADVNLNLEITHSYFSDIQMDLVSPQGTVVKLLYNACGDSNGKLRLVFDDLGESLSCSNTSLQAVAPDGVLGDFNGENPQGNWTLRMRDMFTNDTGVLNSASISICTQDYKLIPYGDASSDLIVSSTSNDGNFNVQYISNSTSKELEVMVFDMVGKRLFAEKYVNNGGFNQNIQMSQKPHSGVYLVVLVDGSIKKSTKIIIK; encoded by the coding sequence ATGAAAATTAATACTCTATTCGTATTCTTTTTGTTATTTTTCTCCATTGTTAATGCGCAAGATAAAAACCCTTGGAAACGTGTTGATGCTTCTGCTGTTCAATCTACCGCTAGACTTTTAGGTAAAGTTGAATCTTCAAACGCTGTTTTATTTCAATTGGATGAAGAACATATAAAATCCAAGCTACAAATTATTCATGATACAAAACAGTCTGCTGTAACTGTTATCATTATTCCAAATGCCAAAGGAGAATTTGAAAAATTTTCTATACATGAGAATTCTAATTTTGAACCAGAATTGCAGGCTAAATATCCCGATATCCGCTCTTATTCAGGTGTGGGTATTTCTGATCCAACTGCAGTTTTGAATTTTAGTATGTCTTCTTTGGGTATCCAAACGATGATAAGTCGAAATGGAAATCAAATGGAGTTTATTGAAAAAGATTCAGATAATAAAGGTATTTATGTTGTTTTTGATTCGGAAAAAAAGATAAAAGAACGATTGCCTTTTAATTGTTCTACCGTAGATAACTCTTTTTCAACTAAGACAAGTAAGCAAACATCAAAATTAGTTTCAAGTGATCAAAAATTTAGGACACTTAGATTAGCCTTGTCCTGCACAGGCGAATATGCGGTTTATCATGGTGGAACAGTAAATGCTACTCTTGCTGCAATGAATGCTACTATGACTCGTGTAAATGGGGTTTTTAGTAGAGATTTAGCAGTCAAACTTTTGCTAATTGCAAACAATGATCAAATTATTTATACTAATGCTTCAACTGATCCGTATTCTAATGCTACAACAGGGGTAGGAAACGAAGATGTTGCTGGTGCTTGGAGTGCTGAATTACAAAATAATTTAAATACAGTAATTGGCAATTCAAATTATGACATAGGGCATTTGTTTGGAGCCACTGGTGGAGGAGGAAATGCTGGATGTATTGGCTGTGTGTGTAATTCAGGTAAAGGAAGCGCATATACGTCACCCTCAAATAATATACCCAAAGGAGATGCCTTTGATATCGATTTTGTAGCACATGAAATGGGACATCAGTTAGGTGCTAATCATACATTTTCTTATGATATTGAAGGTACTTCAGCTAATGTTGAGCCTGGAAGTGGTTCTACTATAATGGGTTATGCGGGAATTACAACTGATTATGATGTGGAATTGCGTTCTAGTGATTATTTTTCATTTGTAAGTATAAGTCAAATACAAACTAATTTAGCTACTAAAACTTGTCCAGAAATTTCAACAATAACGGCTGCGGCACCAACGGTAAATGCTGGTTCGGATTACACGATTCCTAAATCGACCCCATTTGTTTTAAAAGGCACTGCTAGAAATGTAGCTACGGATAGTTTTGTTTGGGAACAAAATGACCCAGCAACTTCTGCTAGTGGCGATTTAAGTTTGGCTGTTAGTACTAAAACAAATGGTCCGCTTTTTAGATCTTTTCCGCCGGTGAGCACAGCTGTTCGTTATATGCCAAGCTTTGAAAATGTTTTGGCAGGTAGGTTGACTAGTAAATGGGAATCTGTTTCATCTGTTGGTCGTACATTACATTTTGTGTTAACAGCTAGAGATAATGCTGCTGAAGGATTGGCTCAAACAGTTTCTGATGAAATGGTTGTAACGGTAAACGCAAACACAGGTCCATTTGAAGTTACCTCTCAAAATACCGAGAATTTAAGTTGGTTTCAAGATGCTGAACAAACAATTACATGGAATGTAAATGGAACAAATACTTTGGCTGGAGCTGCTACAGTAAACATCAAGTTATCTACAGATAACGGGCTAACATTTCCAATTACTTTAGCAGCCGCTGTTCCAAATGATGGTAATGAGGTGATAGTAGTTCCAAATGTTTCTTCGAAATTTTGTAGAGTTTTAATAGAACCAACGGATAATATTTTTTATGCTGTAAATAGTACCACTTTCGCTATTGGTTATATTGTGGAATCGAGTTGTCAAACTTTTAATTTTGCTACCCCTTATGAAATACCTGAACAAAGTAATTTTGATACTACAAGAGTAATTTCATTTCCGGCATCTTCATCATCTGTTGCTGATGTAAATCTTAATTTAGAAATTACACATTCTTATTTTTCTGATATTCAAATGGATTTAGTAAGCCCTCAAGGGACAGTTGTTAAGTTATTGTACAATGCCTGTGGAGATAGTAATGGTAAGTTGAGATTGGTATTTGACGATTTAGGTGAGAGTTTGTCTTGTTCGAATACTTCTTTACAAGCTGTTGCTCCAGATGGTGTTTTAGGTGATTTTAATGGCGAAAATCCTCAAGGAAATTGGACGTTGCGTATGCGAGATATGTTTACCAATGATACAGGAGTTTTGAATTCGGCATCGATTAGTATTTGTACGCAGGATTATAAGTTGATTCCGTATGGAGATGCTTCCAGTGATTTGATAGTTAGTTCTACTTCTAATGATGGTAATTTTAATGTTCAATATATCAGTAATTCAACTAGTAAAGAACTAGAAGTTATGGTTTTTGATATGGTTGGTAAAAGACTTTTTGCTGAGAAATATGTAAACAATGGTGGTTTTAATCAAAATATACAAATGTCTCAAAAGCCACATTCAGGGGTGTATTTAGTGGTGTTGGTAGATGGTTCTATTAAAAAATCGACTAAGATTATTATTAAATAA
- a CDS encoding bifunctional riboflavin kinase/FAD synthetase translates to MKIFHSIKDFSSPKKTILTLGTFDGVHIGHKKILERLIQQTVDTNYESLVLTFFPHPRMILQERSEIKLLNTISEKIDLLEQLGIQNLVIHPFDESFSRLTAEEFVKTVLVEQFKIQKIIIGYDHRFGRNRTADINNLIEFGKKYDFEVEQISAQEINDISVSSTKIRNALNEGNMFLANKYLGYDYFLSGTVIKGKQLGKTIGFPTANLSIEEDYKLIPQKGVYIVSSTIDNQKVFGMMNIGHNPTVGGEELSIEIHFLNFDADLYDQNISVSILKHIRAEQKFDSLTLLKEQIEKDKTQTLEYIKALS, encoded by the coding sequence TTGAAGATTTTTCATTCTATAAAAGATTTCAGTTCTCCAAAAAAAACAATTCTTACTTTGGGAACTTTTGATGGGGTTCATATTGGCCACAAAAAAATACTAGAAAGGTTAATTCAACAAACGGTTGACACTAACTATGAAAGTCTAGTATTGACTTTTTTTCCCCATCCAAGAATGATTTTACAGGAGCGTTCAGAAATAAAATTACTAAATACTATTTCTGAAAAAATTGATTTGCTAGAACAATTAGGGATTCAAAATTTAGTCATACATCCTTTTGACGAAAGTTTTTCAAGACTAACTGCCGAAGAATTTGTTAAGACAGTTTTGGTAGAGCAATTTAAAATTCAAAAAATTATTATTGGTTACGACCATCGATTTGGACGAAATAGAACTGCCGACATCAATAACCTTATTGAATTTGGTAAAAAATACGACTTTGAAGTTGAACAAATTTCTGCCCAAGAAATCAATGACATTTCGGTAAGTTCCACCAAAATCAGAAACGCCTTGAATGAAGGAAATATGTTTTTGGCTAATAAATATCTAGGCTATGATTATTTTTTATCTGGAACTGTAATAAAAGGCAAACAACTAGGAAAAACAATAGGTTTCCCAACTGCTAATCTTTCTATTGAAGAAGATTACAAACTGATCCCTCAAAAAGGGGTTTATATTGTGTCAAGCACAATCGACAATCAAAAAGTATTTGGAATGATGAATATTGGCCATAATCCAACGGTAGGAGGCGAAGAGCTATCGATTGAAATACATTTTTTAAATTTTGATGCCGATTTATATGACCAAAACATTAGTGTTTCCATTCTTAAACATATTCGTGCAGAGCAAAAATTTGACTCACTAACACTTTTGAAAGAGCAAATCGAAAAAGACAAAACTCAAACGCTCGAGTACATCAAAGCGCTTTCATAA
- the bioB gene encoding biotin synthase BioB: MSITKHNWTKEEIIAIYNKPMMDLLYEAASIHREHHDPNVVQVSTLLSIKTGGCPEDCGYCPQAARYHTGVEGNELMSVNQVKAQALRAKESGSSRVCMGAAWRNVKDGPEFDQVLEMVRTINKLDMEVCCTLGMLTENQAHRLAEAGLYAYNHNLDTSEEYYKEVISTRGFEDRLETIDNVRKTNVTVCSGGIIGMGERIEDRAGMLVALSTLNPQPESVPINALVAVEGTPMEEEKPVEIWEMIRMVATTRIVMPETQVRLSAGRTNMSREGQAMCFFAGANSIFAGDKLLTTPNPDVNEDMKMFEMLGLIPQKPFTKVSQPKTVEAEDSQFAPLDEKPKWSRPGHVIERNVEASIKGK; the protein is encoded by the coding sequence ATGAGTATTACAAAACACAATTGGACAAAAGAAGAGATTATTGCGATATATAATAAACCAATGATGGATTTGCTTTACGAAGCAGCTTCTATCCATAGAGAACACCATGACCCAAATGTGGTTCAGGTATCTACTTTATTATCTATTAAAACAGGAGGTTGTCCAGAAGATTGCGGGTATTGCCCACAGGCAGCACGCTATCACACAGGTGTTGAAGGAAACGAGTTAATGTCTGTTAATCAAGTAAAAGCACAAGCTTTGCGCGCTAAAGAATCAGGTTCTTCACGTGTATGTATGGGGGCTGCATGGAGAAACGTTAAAGACGGACCAGAATTTGATCAAGTTCTAGAAATGGTTCGTACCATTAACAAATTGGACATGGAAGTTTGTTGTACACTAGGTATGCTAACGGAAAACCAAGCGCATCGTTTGGCAGAAGCAGGATTATATGCATACAACCACAACTTAGATACGTCTGAGGAATATTATAAAGAAGTTATTTCGACAAGAGGATTTGAAGATCGTTTAGAAACAATTGACAATGTTCGTAAAACGAATGTAACGGTTTGTAGTGGAGGTATTATTGGAATGGGAGAAAGAATCGAAGACCGCGCAGGTATGCTAGTAGCGCTTTCAACTTTAAACCCACAACCAGAATCAGTACCTATCAATGCATTAGTTGCTGTTGAAGGAACACCAATGGAAGAAGAAAAACCAGTTGAAATTTGGGAAATGATACGCATGGTTGCAACGACTCGTATCGTAATGCCAGAAACTCAAGTTCGTCTTTCGGCAGGAAGAACTAACATGAGTCGTGAAGGACAAGCTATGTGTTTCTTTGCGGGAGCCAATTCCATTTTTGCAGGTGATAAACTTTTAACTACTCCAAACCCAGATGTTAATGAAGATATGAAGATGTTTGAAATGTTAGGACTGATTCCTCAAAAACCATTCACAAAAGTATCTCAGCCAAAAACAGTTGAAGCAGAAGATTCTCAATTTGCTCCACTTGATGAGAAGCCAAAATGGTCTCGTCCAGGTCACGTGATAGAAAGAAATGTTGAAGCTTCAATAAAAGGAAAATAA
- a CDS encoding regulatory protein RecX: MKDFFSVNEAIQKIEHYCAYQDRCHEEVEQKLRSMKMSAAEIDEIISHLINENFLNEERFACSFARGKHRIKHWGKIRITNELKFRGINQTLINIALKEISPEEYFDTFETLANRNWESIRETNSLKKRKKFCDYMLRRGFESNLVYEKVKELEASEH; encoded by the coding sequence ATGAAAGATTTTTTTTCTGTTAATGAAGCCATCCAAAAAATCGAACATTATTGTGCGTATCAAGACCGTTGCCACGAAGAGGTGGAGCAGAAATTGCGCAGCATGAAAATGAGTGCCGCAGAAATTGATGAAATCATTTCGCATCTTATCAATGAAAACTTTCTTAACGAGGAACGTTTTGCCTGTAGTTTTGCCAGAGGCAAACATAGAATTAAACATTGGGGAAAAATTCGAATTACCAATGAATTAAAATTCAGAGGCATCAATCAAACTTTGATTAATATTGCTTTAAAAGAAATTAGCCCAGAAGAATATTTTGACACTTTTGAAACATTAGCAAACAGAAATTGGGAATCGATTCGCGAAACCAATTCGCTCAAAAAAAGAAAAAAATTCTGTGATTATATGCTTCGCAGAGGTTTCGAAAGTAATTTAGTTTACGAGAAAGTAAAAGAATTAGAGGCTAGTGAGCATTGA
- the bioA gene encoding adenosylmethionine--8-amino-7-oxononanoate transaminase, with amino-acid sequence MNLTEKDSQYLWHPYTQHKTAQLPIAITRGEGALLWDENNKEYIDAIASWWVNPYGHSNRFIADKIYKQLTILEHVLFGGFTHEPAIQVAEQLMKMLPKNQQKIFFSDNGSTSVEVAIKVALQYFYNKGEKRTTVIAFEDAFHGDTFAAMAASGISFYTQAFQGMFIDVVRIPVPVKGKEQVSFDTLKKVIQEKQCAAFIFEPLVQGAAGMVMYEADALDELIKICQENKVLTIADEVMTGFGKTGKTFAMDYAQEMPDMMCLSKALTAGTIPMAITTFTQEIFDAFYDDDINKALFHGHTFTGNPTGCAAALASFELLQTQEMQENIIRINKRHLAFQEYIQNHPKVTATRVLGTIFALDVKKENEETYYGTMRTKLYNFFIENGVILRPVGNIVYILPPYIMTDEQLQKVYDVVEKALEIV; translated from the coding sequence ATGAACTTAACAGAAAAAGACAGCCAATATCTTTGGCATCCTTATACTCAACATAAAACAGCTCAATTACCGATTGCAATTACTAGAGGTGAAGGTGCTTTGCTTTGGGATGAAAATAACAAGGAATATATTGATGCGATTGCATCTTGGTGGGTAAATCCATATGGTCATTCCAATCGTTTTATTGCCGATAAGATTTACAAGCAATTAACTATCTTAGAACACGTTCTTTTTGGAGGTTTTACACACGAACCTGCTATTCAGGTGGCAGAGCAATTGATGAAAATGTTGCCAAAGAATCAACAGAAAATTTTCTTTTCAGATAATGGTTCGACTTCGGTGGAAGTAGCAATAAAAGTGGCTTTACAGTATTTTTATAATAAAGGCGAGAAACGTACAACTGTTATTGCATTTGAAGATGCCTTTCATGGGGATACTTTTGCAGCGATGGCAGCTAGCGGAATTTCGTTTTATACTCAGGCTTTTCAAGGAATGTTTATCGATGTGGTTCGTATTCCGGTACCTGTGAAAGGGAAAGAACAAGTTAGTTTTGATACTTTAAAAAAAGTAATACAAGAAAAGCAATGTGCGGCATTTATTTTTGAGCCTTTGGTCCAAGGAGCAGCTGGAATGGTGATGTATGAGGCTGATGCTTTAGATGAGTTAATTAAAATTTGTCAGGAAAATAAAGTGTTGACGATTGCCGATGAAGTGATGACCGGTTTTGGAAAAACGGGTAAAACTTTTGCAATGGATTATGCTCAGGAAATGCCGGATATGATGTGTTTGTCAAAGGCTTTGACAGCGGGAACTATCCCAATGGCAATTACCACTTTTACTCAGGAAATATTTGATGCTTTTTATGATGACGATATCAATAAAGCCTTGTTTCACGGACATACTTTTACCGGAAATCCTACGGGTTGTGCTGCGGCTTTAGCTAGTTTTGAATTGTTGCAAACTCAGGAGATGCAGGAGAATATAATTCGAATAAATAAACGGCATTTGGCATTTCAGGAATATATACAAAATCATCCTAAAGTAACCGCAACTCGGGTTTTAGGGACTATTTTTGCTTTGGATGTTAAGAAAGAAAACGAGGAAACCTATTATGGTACTATGCGAACCAAACTCTATAATTTCTTTATCGAAAACGGGGTGATTTTACGCCCAGTTGGTAATATCGTTTATATTTTGCCACCTTATATCATGACCGATGAGCAATTGCAAAAAGTATATGATGTAGTCGAAAAAGCATTGGAAATAGTTTAA
- the bioD gene encoding dethiobiotin synthase, translated as MKLFITGIGTDVGKTIASAIITEALEADYWKPVQAGDLDTSDSHKIKAFLSNDKTVIYPNSYALNTPASPHLAAEIDGIIIDLEKMTEPITNNHLVVEGAGGIFVPLNDQDCVIDLIQPDYKVIVVSRHYLGSINHTLLTIEALQSRKITIAGILFNGKENQATESVILKKTGLNCIGRIEEEPYFDQNVIREYADLFRDELLKLQ; from the coding sequence ATGAAATTATTTATAACAGGAATTGGTACCGATGTAGGTAAAACAATCGCCTCAGCCATTATTACCGAAGCTTTAGAGGCTGATTATTGGAAACCGGTACAGGCTGGAGATTTAGATACATCGGATAGTCATAAAATAAAGGCTTTTTTATCGAATGATAAAACGGTAATTTATCCTAATAGTTATGCTTTAAATACGCCCGCAAGCCCACATTTGGCTGCTGAAATTGATGGAATTATTATTGATTTGGAAAAAATGACAGAACCTATCACTAATAATCATTTAGTTGTTGAAGGAGCAGGAGGAATATTTGTTCCATTGAATGATCAAGATTGTGTGATTGATTTGATACAACCCGATTATAAGGTAATTGTAGTTTCGCGTCATTATCTGGGCAGTATCAATCATACACTTTTGACTATTGAAGCTTTGCAAAGTCGAAAAATTACTATTGCGGGTATACTCTTTAACGGAAAGGAAAATCAAGCAACTGAATCTGTAATTTTGAAAAAAACAGGACTCAATTGCATTGGAAGAATCGAGGAAGAGCCTTATTTTGATCAAAATGTAATTCGTGAATATGCCGATTTGTTTCGAGACGAGCTGTTGAAACTTCAATAG
- a CDS encoding GxxExxY protein: MSELLHKKITDDILKVYFDIYNHLGYGFLEKVYQNAMYFELQKKGYKVEAQKSIKVYLKGQLIGEYYADLLIEDRIIIELKACELLMSVHVAQLMNYLKATKVEVGLLLNFGEEPEFKRIIYTNDRKKNLNNQ, from the coding sequence ATGAGTGAACTGTTACATAAAAAAATCACCGATGATATTTTAAAAGTATATTTCGATATATACAATCATCTTGGGTATGGTTTTCTAGAAAAAGTATATCAAAATGCTATGTATTTCGAATTGCAGAAAAAAGGATATAAAGTTGAGGCTCAAAAATCTATAAAAGTATATTTAAAAGGTCAATTGATTGGAGAGTATTACGCGGATTTATTGATTGAAGATAGAATTATTATTGAATTGAAAGCATGTGAATTGCTTATGAGTGTACACGTTGCCCAATTGATGAATTATCTGAAAGCGACAAAAGTTGAAGTTGGTCTTTTGTTGAATTTTGGTGAAGAGCCGGAATTCAAACGTATTATTTATACGAACGATAGAAAGAAGAATTTAAACAATCAGTGA